In Thermothelomyces thermophilus ATCC 42464 chromosome 5, complete sequence, the sequence CAGGACAAGGGCGTCTTCAACCGGAAACTGTTTGTCGACGTAGCCTACCACTCCCCACACATGCAGCTGATCGCCGAGTCTTACCTCGCCCAAGTCAGCCACATCGAAGCCCCGGTAGGCGGGACGTCCTCCGGCGTCGAGttcttctcctccctccATGGCCGCAAGATTAGCCTTGGTGAACTGGGACCCCAGTACTGGGTCGACAACCTCACCCGGACAGTCCGATTTTCCACAGCCATACAGAAGCTGTGCACCGAGTATCGCCCAGACATACTTCTGGAGATCGGACCTCACGCGGCCCTCAAGGGACCCATTATGCAGGCATTGAAGAGGCTGGGTTCTGCAGCGCTCAAGATATCGTACCTGCCTTCTTTGATTCGCGGCGAGGACGCCGCGCGCACTTGTCTCGAGACGGCCGGGCAACTTTTTGTCCGCGGGCATCCCCTAAACTTCTTCGAGATCAACCACAACCGCGAGGAGAACGAGAAGCCGGAGGTGGTGCCCGTGCTGTACACGTACCCCTGGTCACGGCAGAGGTATTGGTACGAGTCCCGGCTGTCTCGGCAGCACCGTCTCAAGCCTTTTCCACGGAACGATTTGCTTGGCGCTCTTGCGGACTGGTCGAGCGCTCTGGACCCGACATGGCGCAACGTCATCCGTACCGAGGACTTGCCCTGGCTGAAGGAGTATCAAGTCCAGTCGCGTATGGTTTTTCCGGTGTCCGGCTTCATTTCTATGGTTGTTGAAGCAGCGGCCCAAACCGCATGCCTGAACGAGACAGACGCTGCCATGTTCGAGATCAAGAGCCTTAGAATATCCGAACATCTCTACCTGGCTGACGGCCAAGAGTTTGAACTTCTTCTGAACTTCCGCCCCCTCGATACAGGCGACAGAACGGGTCACGCGTTTCGAATCTCTTCGTACGAAGCTAATCGAAACTGGTTGGAGCACTGCACGGGCATCGTGACTGTGAAGCTCAACTCATCGTCTGCCCCAGCGTCAGTCGGCGCTGAAAATGGGAGAGCACTGAGCCGAGCAGGCACCAAAAGTTTCTCAACCTTCCAGAACGGTTCTACTGACTCTGGATCTGCCCAGCCTAGAGCCTCGGACAAAGGTTCGGATATCGGAAATGGATTGTTGAAACCATCGCAGAAAAACAGCTCCCAGATGGATATGTACAAACGCCTTGAGTCACGGAGTCTGTCGTTTCCGGCGTCGTTTAAGTCTTTGGTCGGTACTATCATGAGAAAGTCCCGGGTGAGGGCGCATTGTGTTGTCCGAAACACGCGATCCCACATGCCGCTGGAACATGAGACTCCATACACGATTCATCCGGCAGTCCTGGATGCCATGCTGCAGATACCGCTGCTCTACCCAGACGCAAAGAGCGAGGTGAAGACGAGCGATGCAgcttgtctcccctcttccATCCGGCACATGATCATACGCTCTCATTGGACCCATAAGTCGGGGGACAGTTTTGAAGTCAGCGCCGCTCCGGAGCCAAAGACGGCATCGTTCATGGTGGAACTCTTTTCTGCCGCcggcgctgccgctgctgtaTCCATGTCTGGACTGAAATTCAAGCCGTTGGAATGCAAGCCTCAGGAGCCGCCCTCACCACGCCAGCTGTGCTACAAAACGACATGGGAGCCACTGAATAAGACGACCGAAATTGATGAAGTAGCGAGACGGCACATCGCAGGAGCTGATAAAGCCATTGTCATCGTCACTGAGCGAGGACGCGACACCGAAGACCCTCTCGTGACCCTGTTGATCCGCAAGCTGAAGGAATGTACAACCGTCCCGGTGGTGGCATGCTCCCTTGGTGCGATCGACGACTGGAACAATTATTTCATTGTCTTATGCGAACTGAGGACGCCAATACTATATCCCATCGACCAAGCCCGGTTCGATCAGGTCATAGCACTACTCACGGAGGCACCAGGGCTGATGTGGGTGACCAGAGGGGCCACACGCTTTCCAACATCCCCGAGTGCCAGTCTCGCCCTGGGGTTGACCCGCACGGCCAGATCGGAAAGGAACGCGGTTGCTTCTACTCTTGACCTGACTGCATTCTCCAGGCTCCACATCACGCGGCAGGCGGAGCTGATTCGAAATGCATTCGGGGTGTCGGTATTGTCAGGGGGTGAGGCGGCAGAGATGGAATTTGCTGAGGAGGCTGGGGAGCTGATCGTCCCGCGGATCGTCCCGGACGCGGAGCTCAACCTCGATGTCCATCGGTCACTGGGCCAATCGGCTCCGTATCACCAGGCTATCCACCAGCCGGAACGCCAGTTTCGCCTTTCCCGCCAGATAGATGCGTCTTCTGGCGACGAGCTCTACTTTGAAGACGCAGCGGATGTACCATTAGAGGATAACGAGGTCGAGCTGCTCGTCGAGGCCAGCGCGTTAACTCAGGACGACATCACATCCGGCACGGTGGGCGACGAGCCGAGTACGACGATCCCTCGCAGCTGTGCGGGCACCATTACGCGCGTTGGTCGGGCAGTCGGCAACATCCGAGTCGGGGACAGGGTTTGCGCCCTGGCCGAGGGCCCGTTCGGGACGCACGCCCGGGCAAGACGGACGAGCGTGGCCATCATCCCCGACACGATCCGCAGCAAAACTGCGGCCTGCATCCCAGGACCTCTACTTGCCGCCTACTACGCTCTCGTTAACACAGCGAATGTCAGACAAGGCGAGCGCGTCCTCGTTCAGCTGTCGGGACCTGCGGGGCTCGCGGCCGTGGCGGTGGCTCGGCACCTTAGAGCAAGCCTGTATGCCTTGATCCTGGACGAGCAGCAGGGGGCATTGGCGCGGAAGATCGGATTGCCGCCAGAGCGAATCCTGGACGCAAGAAGCATCTATTTTCGCCAGGAGCTCGAGGAAGCCACCCAGGGCCGGGGCATGGAGGTGGTGCTCGCATTGTCAGGGCAGGGGACGGCCAGCGCGTGGGAATGCCTGGCCAACTTTGGTCGATTCGTGGAAATCAGGACCCCAGGTGCCCACGAAAGAACCAGGCCTGAACTCGGAATCAACGCAACCTTCTCGTCCGTCAACATGATTAACATAGCGGCAGAACGGCCGGAGGCCATGAGCATCCTAGGTGTGGTCGTTCATAAGGTTGCCACCGGCGCCATCACCCCGCCCACAACAATAACCAAGGCCCCCATCTCGCAGCTCCACAGGGGCATCCGGATGGTGCGCGATGGCGCCGTCGAGTCGGTGGTAGCACTGATTGGCGACGGAACGGAGCAAGTCAGGGTGAGTTATGAACGACGCGCGAGCATCGTGCATCGTGGAGGATCCGGCGCTGACTGGTATGCCATCCCTAGGCTCTGCATAGAGTATCGAGGTCCATCTTTCGAAGCAACGGGACACACCTCATCATCGGTGGGACAGGTGGCCTTGGTCGGTCAATGGCGAGATACATGGTGGAGCACGGAGCGCGTAACATAGTGCTTGTTTCgaggagcggcggcggtggagaTGCAGTTGATGAACTGCAACGGAAGATGCAGCGCAGTGGCGCGCGTCTCGTGGTAATGAAGTGCGATGTCACCGACGAGGGTCAAGTCCGGCAACTCATCGAGGCTTGCCAAAGATCTCTGCCTCCGATCTGTGGTGTCATCCACGCGGCCATGGTGCTCCGGGTGAGTCTCTGCTGGCGTTCATTGTGTACACAAACGAGGTTAGCTGACGAAAGCCTTTCAGGACGTTCTGCTGGAGAACATGTCGCATGCGGAATATCAGCAGGTCATTCAGCCAAAGGTGCTCGGGGCAACCAACATCCACACAGCTCTGACGGCGACCAGGGTCAAGCTAGACTATTTTGTGATTCTCTCTTCGGCAGCGGGCATTCTCGGCAGCCGCGGACAAGGCGCATATGCCGCTGCCAACACCTTCCTCGACTCGTTCGCACAGTATCTGGTGGAGAGGGGCGTTCCCGGGACGGCGCTCGACCTGACGGCAGTTACCGGCGCCGGGTACTTGGCCAAGAACGCGGAACGCCAGGAAGAAATCATCCGCAATTTTGGCAACGAGTCAGTGAGCGAGGACGAGGTGCTCGCTCTTCTGTCGGCTGCGGTCCGTGGCATGTGTGGACCCCAATGCCTTACCGGGCTCAAACTGCACCTCGGCCGCGATGGCCAGTGGCCGTACTATGCCAACGACGCTCGCTTCGCCCACCTCAAGGCCGAGAGCTTGGCGGCTGCCGAGAGAGAAGGCCTCGTCCCAAGGCAGGCCGTGTCTCCGGGGGCGGCCTTCCGGGCTGCCAATTCAGACAAGGAGGCAACGCACATCGCGGCGCAAGGAGTCGCCGAGAAGCTATCGGAAGTGCTGACTATCGCGGTGGAGGACCTGGATGTAGCCAGGAACATCACGTCGTACGGACTCGACTCGCTGACCGCCATCGAGCTGCGGAATTGGATCGCCAAGGAGTTCCGGACCAACCTGCAGATCCTTGAGTTGTTGTCGAGCGGAACGATTAATGACCTTGCGGGACTGATCGTGCAGAAGGCAAGAACGGCTTGCGCTGATGAGAAACCATGCAAGAGCCCTGTGTAACAGACCACAATCAACGCCGATTACAATCTGCCTGCTCTTGGTCCTGATTTTGCTGTTCCCCTGTCTCTGCCGTCATGTTACCTGATTTGTTGGTCGGTTGGCCCGGCTGGAAACTCGAGTAATCGTACATGGGATACCGTAGTTGGGGAAGAGCGGTTCTCGCCGAAAAGACGTGACGATTGTGGGTGCAGTTCATCCTCGGGAGCTTTGGAGCTCTGCCTTGTCCTCGGACCACTATTAATCGAAATGGTCATGCCAAAACAACCATTCTCGTCGCATTTCATAATCGAGTTCTTGCGGCTTGAAGGCTTTGGGGCTTTGGGTGGTGAAGCGACTGAAACTTTGCAGATGTTTTGAGAGATCAGTATCCGAATCTCCGTCTTGTCAAAGGCAAGTTGACCAAACGGCATCGTGGTGGAATCTAGAAGGTAACTAGGGCGATAAGTCGGATTGATGGGGCAACCGCATGCCTGGAGATCAAGGCGCACGCAAACTCGGTTAGCTGAAAGATCGGGCAGCAACTGGGGTCCCATAATTATTGGCTCTGAGTTGTCGGCATGTGGGTCTCTTGGTAATGGAGCCCGCAGGTTTGGATACATACAcaaagtacggattacagtacatacaatacataGCGGGGCACTCTGAGCGCAGTGGGGTTACCTGGTGAACAACTGCGGGTGCATTTCACCGTGTTTTCTCaagctttccttgtcctctTGGACCCCCTTTGCCCGAGGTTTTGGTTGCGAATTGCCGGGACCCCGGCAGGTATTCCAGTCAAGATCCGAGCTGAGAAAGAAAGTCTGATAGTATTTGTAAAACCTTAAAAGGGTGACTATTCCGAAAGACCTCTTTTTGACGACACAGCCTCGAAGCGCTGACGTTTGGCCAAGCACTGCCCCGCTGCTTCAAACGACGTCACTGGGCAGCGAAGTGTGGCGGCCTCAGCTGTGGCCGGCGCCTATTGAAAGCCCGAGAGACCCTTGTGGACACCAGATTCAGACGAGCCGCGATCTGCCCGTCAGTTGCAGGCATATCAAAACACAGGAACCCTTCAAGACACCCAAGGCAACGACCACGGTCATTTCTTGCCCGCGTACTCGACGTTCTCAATCGTTCAATCGTTCCTGTTTCTAGTCAACCCGACCTACGTTTCAGCTTGCCGACATCGGTCTCCCGACAGTGCAAAGGGGAGATATTCCAGTTCGAAAACAAGCCTGAGCGGTTCCGCAAAATAAACTTAGGCCTGTTGCTAGTGCAGCGTTCCCTCGACGGGTCAGGGGCAAGGCAAGCATGGCGACAAAGCCACAGCCCGAAGCAGGGTCACTGTCGGCAATCAACTACCTCGCAGCGAACCCGCCTCAATATCCCTACCATCCCGAGGTGCGCGAGCCCCTAACTCTGTATATCTCTAGGGTGCCCGGTGCACAAGGTGCGTGCCACCAGATCATGGACAGACAGGCCAGCCGCTGAACAAACTTGCTTAGACATCATCCTCTCTACCTTTCGGCCCCGGGAAAAGACGGTGACTGGCGAGGATATTACTTCCTCGCTCTACTATGTCCATCTCGATTCCCCAGAAGACGGTCTGCTGGCCGTCCCACAGCGGCCCGACAATGCGGCCTCGCCCCGATCTAGTAGCGAGAGCGCGAGGAGCGCGATTCCAAGGAAACCGCTACCCCCACAAGCGAAGGTGGCAGGACCAGATCACGGTGCTTTGTCCAGCAACGAGCCGTGTCAGCGAACAACACCCACGTCCGTCCCTCAGTCCCTGGGCCCCGGGCATTTGGCGCCGCCCCTGGATCCGGACCCCCAACTTCAGGATGGGGCCATCGACCTTACTGGATACCGGGAGAACCCCGTGTTCAGGAAACGGCGCTCGGGGGTCGCGTCAGAGACGCCTGACCACCCAACCGGGCCCACCCCCTCGGCCACAGCGTCGAGCATAGCCCGGAAGCCGCTCAACCCAGCAGCCTCAGCCTTGGAAACTCCACCTCATGTCGAGATCGGCGTCGCTGATCACAATGCTCCCCGCGGACCTGCGACACCGGCATCGCCGGAAAGAAAAGGCTCCCCGTTACGACCGGGAAGAACCGCGCATACCGAGCAGTCGCGGGGTCGCCCATCCTCTGTGGCATTCTCACTG encodes:
- a CDS encoding polyketide synthase, encoding MADKQPEPIAIVGMACRLPGSVSHPGEFYRMLCRQKTGWSKIPPGRFNAEAYHHPNPDKKGCINSEGGYFIKDDISMFDAAFFDITRKEAESMDPAQRLLLECVYEALENAGIPKETVSGEKIGVFVGANYSEHRVGNLRDLDHIPSFDATGNQGAFLAGRVAYYFNLHGPTLTVDTACSSSMHALHLAVQSIRAGESEQAIVGASHLITHPDIWVSMGKLRLFSNSGRTYAFDNRAKSGYARGEGAGCLVLKPLARAQADNDHVFSVITHSGASHNGRTIGIVAPSPEEQEKLVKRVLAEASIDPCDVGFFEAHGTGTKKGDPIEATGIYQAVGRYFTPENPLYIGSVKPNIGHLECASGVVSVIKSVLMLYYGFILPNADFKWTNKAIPLDEWNMRVATQQKPWPAKRKYVCVNNFGFSGSNSMCVLQAAPQIRGLEVGDNSSYSPLRLFVLSANDETALQHSIRKLGIWIEQHAELYQTTMPRNLAYTLCQRRSHLPWRVAVVANMCSSVASALNSHDTVPARAPSEPPRLAFVYTGQGAQWFAMGRELLGTHPVFFDAVSRADAVLRALGADFSVLEELHRDKTSSRVGLARISQPICTAVQLALTELFAAFGVRPAAVTGHSSGEIAAAYAAGALTFESAMAAAYHRGHIIVELKERYPNLRGSMMAVGAGADELSPMLQELNEGGGPQVVVACENSPSSTTLSGDEEAIDRVGKLFQDKGVFNRKLFVDVAYHSPHMQLIAESYLAQVSHIEAPVGGTSSGVEFFSSLHGRKISLGELGPQYWVDNLTRTVRFSTAIQKLCTEYRPDILLEIGPHAALKGPIMQALKRLGSAALKISYLPSLIRGEDAARTCLETAGQLFVRGHPLNFFEINHNREENEKPEVVPVLYTYPWSRQRYWYESRLSRQHRLKPFPRNDLLGALADWSSALDPTWRNVIRTEDLPWLKEYQVQSRMVFPVSGFISMVVEAAAQTACLNETDAAMFEIKSLRISEHLYLADGQEFELLLNFRPLDTGDRTGHAFRISSYEANRNWLEHCTGIVTVKLNSSSAPASVGAENGRALSRAGTKSFSTFQNGSTDSGSAQPRASDKGSDIGNGLLKPSQKNSSQMDMYKRLESRSLSFPASFKSLVGTIMRKSRVRAHCVVRNTRSHMPLEHETPYTIHPAVLDAMLQIPLLYPDAKSEVKTSDAACLPSSIRHMIIRSHWTHKSGDSFEVSAAPEPKTASFMVELFSAAGAAAAVSMSGLKFKPLECKPQEPPSPRQLCYKTTWEPLNKTTEIDEVARRHIAGADKAIVIVTERGRDTEDPLVTLLIRKLKECTTVPVVACSLGAIDDWNNYFIVLCELRTPILYPIDQARFDQVIALLTEAPGLMWVTRGATRFPTSPSASLALGLTRTARSERNAVASTLDLTAFSRLHITRQAELIRNAFGVSVLSGGEAAEMEFAEEAGELIVPRIVPDAELNLDVHRSLGQSAPYHQAIHQPERQFRLSRQIDASSGDELYFEDAADVPLEDNEVELLVEASALTQDDITSGTVGDEPSTTIPRSCAGTITRVGRAVGNIRVGDRVCALAEGPFGTHARARRTSVAIIPDTIRSKTAACIPGPLLAAYYALVNTANVRQGERVLVQLSGPAGLAAVAVARHLRASLYALILDEQQGALARKIGLPPERILDARSIYFRQELEEATQGRGMEVVLALSGQGTASAWECLANFGRFVEIRTPGAHERTRPELGINATFSSVNMINIAAERPEAMSILGVVVHKVATGAITPPTTITKAPISQLHRGIRMVRDGAVESVVALIGDGTEQVRALHRVSRSIFRSNGTHLIIGGTGGLGRSMARYMVEHGARNIVLVSRSGGGGDAVDELQRKMQRSGARLVVMKCDVTDEGQVRQLIEACQRSLPPICGVIHAAMVLRDVLLENMSHAEYQQVIQPKVLGATNIHTALTATRVKLDYFVILSSAAGILGSRGQGAYAAANTFLDSFAQYLVERGVPGTALDLTAVTGAGYLAKNAERQEEIIRNFGNESVSEDEVLALLSAAVRGMCGPQCLTGLKLHLGRDGQWPYYANDARFAHLKAESLAAAEREGLVPRQAVSPGAAFRAANSDKEATHIAAQGVAEKLSEVLTIAVEDLDVARNITSYGLDSLTAIELRNWIAKEFRTNLQILELLSSGTINDLAGLIVQKARTACADEKPCKSPV